One Bdellovibrio bacteriovorus str. Tiberius DNA segment encodes these proteins:
- a CDS encoding methyl-accepting chemotaxis protein, with protein MKRLPLNVRLFLNILAFSVPIIVLTYLMFESETIGIDFGRKESLGNQLQKPYEVLMQATVMAKLADSFKDPAYAPAELKELQAQLESKMKELGSILQFTEQELAARKRQGASLENLFHALSEERWDDAIASIKLGISHLGDTSNLILDPDLDSYYLMDITLLALPQMQDRIQNILGDRSLFVAEGALSEQAKIKAALYAAMLSESDLNRIVADSQTSLNEDGNFYGEMPSLQQNLPRTIAELQAKSEAFIAILNKVSRGDKVTEAEFTNLGTATLKQSFDTWDVVSSELGHLLDRRVTVMEDHRLKSLGMAGMALLLAILFSIVVGVSLSQSIRGILDSVLKLKTASKSTLEIGTHLNTMSRDVSASTTSQAASIEETAASIEEINSMVRITADSSREALALAQMTNSAAAKGEGALTTMLKSMGEISASSKCIVQTMAVIDDIAFQTNLLALNASVEAARAGEQGKGFAVVAEAVRSLAQKSALAAKEINDLVKNNVVVIEKGGQGADQSAASLREIIGYVQKLSQLINEIANATNEQGAGMAQISKAINDIELEAGRNQQGVATFQDSAEKLVHDSYQLDGIISILEREVLGGKKPPEITSKVPIVLVG; from the coding sequence ATGAAAAGGCTGCCGTTGAACGTTCGGTTGTTTTTAAATATTCTTGCTTTCTCTGTTCCAATTATTGTTTTGACGTATCTTATGTTTGAATCTGAAACGATTGGTATCGATTTTGGGCGCAAGGAATCTCTGGGAAATCAATTGCAAAAGCCCTATGAAGTCTTGATGCAGGCGACGGTCATGGCAAAGCTAGCCGATTCATTCAAAGACCCAGCATATGCTCCGGCAGAACTCAAAGAACTTCAGGCACAACTTGAAAGTAAGATGAAAGAGCTTGGTTCGATATTACAGTTCACCGAGCAAGAACTTGCTGCGCGTAAGCGACAAGGCGCAAGCTTGGAAAATCTATTTCACGCGCTTTCCGAAGAAAGATGGGACGATGCCATTGCATCGATTAAGTTAGGTATCAGTCATCTCGGCGACACATCAAATTTGATTTTAGATCCAGATCTGGACAGCTACTATTTGATGGATATCACTCTGTTGGCATTGCCCCAGATGCAGGATCGGATTCAGAATATTCTGGGTGATAGATCTCTATTTGTTGCCGAGGGGGCTTTGTCTGAACAAGCGAAAATTAAGGCAGCTCTTTATGCGGCGATGTTAAGCGAATCAGATTTGAATCGCATTGTGGCTGACAGTCAAACGAGCTTGAATGAGGACGGTAATTTCTATGGTGAGATGCCTTCTTTGCAGCAGAATTTGCCAAGAACAATAGCGGAACTTCAAGCTAAGTCCGAAGCCTTTATTGCTATATTAAATAAAGTTTCTCGGGGTGATAAAGTAACGGAAGCTGAATTCACGAATTTGGGGACCGCAACTCTAAAGCAATCTTTTGATACTTGGGATGTGGTCTCTTCAGAGCTGGGACATTTGCTTGATCGCCGTGTAACCGTAATGGAAGATCATCGCTTGAAATCTCTGGGAATGGCAGGGATGGCCTTGCTATTAGCGATCTTATTTTCAATTGTAGTAGGGGTTTCATTGAGCCAAAGTATTCGGGGGATTCTTGATTCTGTACTAAAGCTTAAAACAGCATCCAAGTCGACCTTGGAAATTGGAACTCACTTAAATACTATGTCTCGTGATGTGTCAGCTTCTACAACCTCACAGGCGGCGTCTATTGAAGAAACTGCAGCTTCGATCGAGGAAATTAACAGTATGGTTCGAATCACCGCGGACAGTTCTCGGGAAGCCTTAGCTCTGGCGCAAATGACGAATTCAGCCGCAGCAAAAGGCGAGGGTGCTCTTACGACGATGTTGAAATCGATGGGTGAAATATCTGCGTCGTCAAAGTGCATCGTTCAAACTATGGCGGTGATTGACGATATTGCCTTTCAAACCAATCTTTTGGCCTTAAATGCGTCTGTAGAGGCCGCACGAGCTGGAGAGCAAGGAAAAGGATTTGCTGTCGTTGCAGAGGCAGTAAGAAGTCTGGCCCAAAAAAGTGCACTCGCAGCTAAAGAAATCAACGACCTTGTAAAGAACAATGTCGTCGTAATTGAAAAAGGCGGACAAGGAGCCGATCAGTCAGCGGCATCTTTGCGTGAAATTATAGGATATGTTCAAAAGCTAAGCCAGTTGATTAATGAAATTGCAAATGCCACGAACGAGCAAGGTGCAGGTATGGCTCAGATATCTAAAGCTATCAATGATATTGAACTAGAGGCCGGTCGAAATCAGCAAGGCGTGGCCACCTTTCAGGATTCGGCGGAAAAGCTAGTTCATGATTCTTATCAGCTAGATGGAATCATTAGTATTCTTGAGCGAGAAGTATTAGGTGGTAAAAAACCGCCGGAAATTACATCGAAGGTGCCAATCGTTTTGGTGGGGTAA
- a CDS encoding PulJ/GspJ family protein: MLNNRGIALVQVLVALGMSAIVGVIAMTLSDNMNKAQVLAERRAEQLEVKNFIIRHFADQANCNATIIRSAGGSFALDSYNTGSIAQQPVGLIGTTGGPISEYLADSSKTIQGCPPSTKPYAACRYKTAEYGRIGNISTGNFEFKYDRTTPGWQAADAQFFTDFTVAGKKWEKKHNMKLWIKVNSSGIIESCSGNDAVNYQLVAKTICTQFKVNGQVGVYDATTDSCDLKAPTQAAASSSAAPSPSTYTVQALPGHSSGSKTFTCANGVSSYSLRYGKCYHNMAQSATSSAQTGSPAKCNIVGNDVKCTSPGCNQGTALSVEGTITCNL, encoded by the coding sequence ATGTTGAACAATCGAGGTATCGCATTAGTCCAAGTGTTGGTTGCCTTAGGTATGTCAGCAATTGTCGGAGTCATCGCTATGACTCTTTCTGACAATATGAATAAGGCCCAAGTCCTTGCAGAGCGCAGAGCTGAACAGCTTGAAGTTAAAAACTTTATTATCCGACATTTTGCGGATCAGGCGAACTGCAATGCCACTATTATCAGATCAGCGGGCGGTTCATTTGCTCTGGACAGCTACAACACGGGAAGTATAGCTCAACAACCTGTAGGCCTTATTGGGACGACAGGTGGCCCGATTTCTGAATACCTGGCAGACTCAAGCAAAACCATTCAAGGGTGTCCCCCATCCACGAAACCCTACGCTGCTTGTAGATATAAAACGGCCGAATACGGGCGTATAGGGAATATCTCTACCGGCAATTTCGAATTTAAATATGATCGTACGACACCTGGCTGGCAAGCCGCAGATGCCCAGTTTTTTACCGATTTTACAGTAGCTGGAAAGAAGTGGGAAAAGAAACACAATATGAAACTTTGGATAAAAGTGAATTCTAGTGGCATCATCGAATCTTGCTCCGGAAATGATGCCGTCAATTATCAACTTGTTGCTAAGACCATTTGTACACAGTTCAAAGTCAATGGCCAAGTCGGAGTCTATGATGCCACAACAGACTCTTGCGACCTGAAAGCCCCTACTCAGGCCGCGGCTAGTTCGTCAGCAGCACCTTCGCCAAGTACTTATACAGTCCAGGCACTTCCCGGCCACAGCAGCGGAAGCAAGACTTTTACGTGTGCTAATGGCGTAAGCTCTTACAGCCTCAGATACGGAAAATGCTATCACAACATGGCACAATCGGCGACAAGTAGTGCGCAAACAGGCTCGCCGGCAAAATGCAACATAGTAGGCAATGATGTAAAGTGCACCAGCCCCGGCTGCAACCAAGGCACAGCCTTGTCCGTCGAAGGCACCATCACTTGCAATCTATAA
- a CDS encoding MBL fold metallo-hydrolase, translating to MKNSNRIISYRSGTEGMDTVTYFFEASNEVVAFDAQLSPDIARRALTYLRQFTDKPITWLVITQPTPDKFNGSSIFQEAGAKILCSVSTTKHFPEIHSHKEFYFKNTTTLFRKKAYPKPPIPNLEFSDSYLLTLSGNEEVYLRSINRPAAAACHTVAHIPSLNSLITGDIIHHKAHCWLEGGLKAGHFDPDIESWITILNDISQRYPLSTIAYGGRGRNTNLKDAVEEQTNYLRKSLEIIQSEIRKLGFNAKEFLGPNSEEMYKDLATKFQLHFPEHELPYLIEGGTYSLVEKILHSQRQYQ from the coding sequence ATGAAAAATTCAAATCGCATAATATCTTATCGCTCAGGGACAGAAGGTATGGACACAGTTACTTACTTCTTTGAGGCCTCAAACGAAGTCGTTGCTTTTGATGCGCAACTTTCACCAGACATAGCACGCCGAGCCCTAACCTATTTACGTCAGTTTACGGACAAACCTATTACCTGGCTTGTCATTACGCAACCAACACCCGACAAATTCAATGGTTCAAGCATCTTCCAAGAGGCCGGGGCAAAAATTCTATGTTCTGTTTCGACAACAAAACATTTTCCAGAAATTCACTCGCACAAAGAATTCTATTTTAAGAATACAACGACCTTGTTTCGTAAGAAAGCCTACCCAAAGCCTCCCATCCCGAATTTGGAGTTTTCGGACTCTTATCTTCTAACATTGTCAGGAAATGAAGAAGTCTATCTACGCTCTATTAACCGGCCCGCGGCAGCAGCATGTCATACGGTCGCACACATTCCATCACTCAATTCCCTCATTACAGGTGATATAATCCACCACAAGGCTCATTGCTGGCTTGAAGGCGGCCTCAAAGCAGGCCACTTTGACCCGGATATCGAAAGCTGGATAACAATACTTAACGACATCTCGCAACGCTATCCACTTTCCACAATTGCCTATGGAGGAAGAGGCCGCAATACCAACCTTAAGGACGCCGTCGAAGAACAAACCAACTATCTTCGAAAAAGTCTTGAGATTATTCAAAGCGAAATAAGAAAACTTGGATTCAACGCAAAGGAATTTCTCGGACCTAACTCTGAAGAAATGTACAAAGACCTTGCTACAAAATTTCAGCTGCACTTTCCAGAACACGAGCTGCCCTACTTGATCGAAGGCGGCACCTATAGTCTAGTGGAAAAGATTTTACATTCGCAAAGACAATATCAATAA
- a CDS encoding glucose 1-dehydrogenase, producing the protein MLFKFKKSPSLAYATFGYYRQRLKYNPHPLEETVNTGKAYDFNGKVAVVTGGASGMGRASCLAFAQSGAKVAIIDEHKENGLETVRLIESKGGKAIFYECDVSKGDVVKKAFEQIWQDFGRLDYAYNNAGIEGDEGSTDVCTEENFKRLIDVHLFGVWVCMKYEIPLMLKSGGGSIVNCSSAVGLVGMPGNPGYVAAKHGIIGATKAAALEFATAGIRVNAICPGVIKTPMFERIRTQKGQIIPFELFLRNEPIGRFGEPEEIGSAVMWLCSNESAFVTGHALSVDGGWVTQ; encoded by the coding sequence ATGTTGTTTAAATTTAAAAAAAGCCCTTCCCTGGCCTATGCGACATTTGGATACTATCGCCAAAGGTTAAAATATAATCCGCATCCACTGGAGGAAACTGTGAATACTGGGAAGGCTTATGATTTCAACGGCAAGGTAGCCGTAGTTACAGGTGGTGCTTCGGGAATGGGACGAGCTTCGTGTCTGGCCTTTGCTCAGTCTGGAGCAAAAGTAGCCATTATAGATGAACACAAAGAAAATGGTCTTGAAACCGTTAGGCTCATCGAATCCAAAGGCGGAAAAGCCATCTTTTATGAATGTGATGTTTCCAAAGGGGACGTCGTAAAAAAAGCCTTCGAACAAATATGGCAAGATTTTGGTCGCCTTGACTATGCCTATAACAACGCTGGTATCGAAGGCGACGAGGGGTCTACGGATGTGTGCACCGAAGAAAACTTCAAACGCCTTATTGACGTACATTTGTTTGGTGTTTGGGTCTGCATGAAGTATGAAATTCCTCTGATGCTGAAAAGCGGAGGCGGAAGCATTGTGAACTGTTCATCTGCGGTGGGCCTTGTAGGTATGCCCGGCAATCCTGGGTATGTTGCTGCGAAACATGGTATCATTGGCGCCACTAAAGCCGCAGCACTCGAATTTGCAACTGCTGGAATCCGAGTCAATGCCATCTGTCCTGGCGTCATTAAAACACCGATGTTCGAAAGAATTCGCACGCAAAAAGGACAAATAATTCCTTTTGAGCTTTTCTTAAGAAACGAACCCATCGGCCGCTTTGGTGAACCCGAAGAAATCGGATCCGCCGTCATGTGGCTATGCTCTAATGAATCTGCGTTTGTCACTGGCCATGCACTATCTGTGGATGGCGGCTGGGTGACTCAATAA
- a CDS encoding trypsin-like serine peptidase, translated as MQKKIDGSVLQKVDQEVAKVFPVSNIGILKWRDTKRPEKVEVCTVTLINAKFAVTAKHCTQDLNDTKNIQYIFRIGNTKETQFDYDIDDIIEFEGVDVSLVKISPAKSASNINEYPTLSVPSESDLKTISVYGYPVSSPNLDLHFSQCSAKRDADPLLITHFCSTEVGVSGAPIISVDQSGGYKIIGIHSGSNFFSGNRATILTDLLLQNINSELSK; from the coding sequence ATGCAAAAAAAGATCGACGGTAGTGTTTTACAAAAGGTGGATCAAGAGGTCGCGAAGGTATTTCCTGTAAGTAATATTGGAATTTTAAAATGGCGAGATACTAAACGCCCTGAAAAGGTTGAAGTCTGCACGGTCACACTCATTAACGCCAAATTCGCTGTAACGGCGAAACACTGCACTCAAGATTTGAACGATACAAAGAATATTCAGTATATATTTAGAATTGGAAATACGAAGGAAACGCAGTTTGATTATGACATAGATGATATAATCGAGTTCGAAGGTGTTGATGTTTCGCTGGTTAAAATTTCTCCGGCAAAATCCGCTTCGAATATCAATGAATACCCAACTTTATCTGTACCTTCCGAAAGCGATTTAAAAACGATATCTGTTTATGGGTACCCTGTTTCAAGTCCGAATTTAGATTTACATTTTTCCCAATGCTCAGCGAAACGAGATGCTGATCCCCTATTAATAACACACTTTTGCTCAACTGAAGTTGGCGTTAGTGGCGCTCCCATCATTTCGGTTGATCAATCCGGCGGTTATAAGATTATCGGAATTCACTCTGGATCTAATTTCTTTTCTGGGAATAGAGCAACAATTTTAACTGATTTACTATTGCAGAATATAAATTCAGAATTGAGCAAGTGA
- a CDS encoding formylglycine-generating enzyme family protein yields the protein MGSVKVAGGILAALSLAGCAQFGKSEGNKHENRQVASIRDSDLFDSTGFLNVQGVQFKMGSPNNGPIRMNDEILHPVWITKDFDIQTTEITQKQWVSIMKYNPSKTRKKENCPADFVEDQNITMCPQNPVDNVSWRDVQEFISELNKISDRYAYRLPTEAEWELAARGGTEAEYSFGADKNLLSHYGWFKDNAAKQSQVVGRKMPNPIGLYDMHGNVWEWVEDSYSVYYGPISLKDALFMRVSDKPVKDPVVVHNGDLKVIRGGSWNYPEVYLRSASRQSYEKDSGRKDIGFRLVRTAR from the coding sequence ATGGGTTCAGTTAAAGTAGCCGGCGGAATTCTGGCAGCTTTGAGTTTGGCGGGATGTGCGCAGTTTGGAAAGTCCGAAGGAAATAAACACGAGAATCGGCAAGTGGCATCTATAAGAGATAGTGATTTGTTTGATAGCACGGGCTTTCTAAATGTTCAGGGCGTGCAGTTTAAAATGGGTAGTCCGAATAATGGGCCAATTAGGATGAACGACGAAATTCTTCACCCGGTTTGGATTACAAAAGACTTTGATATTCAGACTACCGAGATTACGCAAAAGCAGTGGGTTTCTATCATGAAATATAATCCTTCGAAGACTAGAAAGAAGGAAAACTGTCCGGCCGACTTTGTCGAGGACCAGAACATTACCATGTGTCCTCAAAATCCTGTAGATAATGTATCGTGGCGTGATGTTCAGGAATTCATCAGCGAGTTGAATAAGATCAGTGACCGATATGCTTATAGGCTGCCGACAGAAGCCGAATGGGAACTGGCGGCTCGTGGTGGAACAGAGGCGGAGTATTCATTTGGAGCCGATAAAAATCTATTGTCCCACTATGGTTGGTTCAAAGACAATGCGGCGAAACAAAGCCAGGTCGTAGGGCGGAAAATGCCGAATCCAATCGGTCTGTATGACATGCATGGGAATGTATGGGAGTGGGTAGAGGACTCTTATTCAGTCTACTATGGTCCGATATCGCTTAAAGACGCACTCTTTATGCGGGTTTCAGATAAACCTGTTAAGGATCCTGTAGTTGTCCATAACGGAGACCTTAAAGTAATCCGTGGAGGTAGCTGGAATTATCCAGAGGTCTATCTTCGGTCCGCATCCAGACAATCCTATGAAAAGGACTCTGGCAGAAAAGATATCGGATTCAGACTAGTGCGAACTGCTCGTTAG
- a CDS encoding SDR family oxidoreductase: MSKGTYRFSGKVAVVAGGSSGTGRATAIAFAQSGAHVVILDRDAVGGARTLEMIRRIDGLADFISCDVADFAMVKTAFSQIEMAFGRLDYAFNNTLIDGVWSSPTSCATEAFKDIINTNLYGVLHCMKSEIPLMLKNGGGAIVNCVSAMGPVGAVGMPAYVASKHAVMGLTKAVAAEFSGKGIRANCICPGSIDAPMLESLLTAPPVNRIERMEEIAECVLWLCSDSASFVSGHIMADDGGVVAL; encoded by the coding sequence ATGAGCAAGGGGACATATCGCTTTTCTGGCAAGGTCGCCGTCGTGGCTGGAGGTTCTTCCGGTACCGGGCGTGCGACTGCAATTGCTTTTGCGCAATCCGGGGCTCACGTGGTTATTTTGGATCGGGACGCCGTTGGTGGTGCCCGAACGTTGGAAATGATAAGAAGGATTGACGGACTTGCCGATTTTATTAGCTGTGATGTTGCAGATTTTGCGATGGTGAAAACGGCATTTTCTCAGATTGAAATGGCCTTTGGGCGTCTCGACTATGCCTTTAACAATACCTTGATAGACGGGGTGTGGAGCAGCCCTACATCGTGTGCTACAGAAGCTTTTAAGGATATAATTAACACCAACTTATATGGGGTGTTACACTGTATGAAGTCTGAAATCCCTCTGATGTTGAAAAATGGTGGCGGTGCCATCGTAAACTGTGTTTCAGCTATGGGCCCGGTGGGCGCCGTAGGAATGCCGGCATACGTAGCGAGCAAGCACGCTGTTATGGGACTTACTAAAGCAGTGGCAGCAGAGTTTTCTGGTAAAGGTATTCGGGCGAATTGCATCTGTCCGGGTTCTATTGATGCGCCAATGTTAGAAAGTCTTTTGACTGCACCTCCTGTCAATCGTATTGAGCGGATGGAGGAGATCGCAGAATGTGTCCTGTGGTTGTGCTCAGATAGTGCATCGTTCGTTTCTGGGCATATCATGGCCGATGATGGCGGCGTCGTCGCACTTTAA
- a CDS encoding PulJ/GspJ family protein produces MKHFLNSRGNSLIQVLVSIGLTALLAATVASVLSHQSKEARALNEQLAAADLQKLLISTLADGSVCKYVLNNPNPQTFNSTIASKINPQNMTVSKLYTNTAGTTTTAEVGKQASGYSNTLFVKNIRLQIDSGHDSNWSGQWLVEFDETKTVRPLKPLSISTTILADISSPSAAKILNCMPTAVGTMQEGIVNIPIFCHAGNNSENTCTINIEEDPQVIALGLKAPDLKLIGFSITQHGFDGCGSKTINTCTCVLSRTFNSSNSLAAVWNVGGSIFGPQTYGGGLADSTMMGSRYIHLRVSQQAIGLNLSFFYGDLTTAKLSALNQSYAAAEKSVALEPPAYKTNYGGGIRLALCDLKTPNP; encoded by the coding sequence ATGAAACACTTCTTAAATAGTCGCGGAAATTCTTTGATCCAAGTCTTGGTCTCGATAGGCCTAACGGCCCTTCTGGCCGCAACGGTTGCTAGCGTTCTTAGTCATCAATCCAAAGAGGCTCGTGCCCTCAACGAGCAGCTCGCCGCCGCGGACCTTCAAAAGCTTCTAATATCTACTTTGGCGGATGGATCGGTTTGCAAATACGTCTTGAACAACCCAAATCCTCAGACCTTCAATAGCACTATTGCCTCAAAAATCAATCCACAGAACATGACTGTTTCCAAGCTTTACACGAACACGGCTGGGACAACCACGACAGCTGAAGTCGGCAAGCAAGCTTCTGGATATTCGAACACTTTATTCGTGAAGAACATCCGCCTTCAGATCGATTCAGGACACGACTCAAACTGGAGCGGACAGTGGCTTGTCGAGTTTGACGAAACCAAAACCGTACGCCCTCTAAAGCCTCTTTCAATTTCCACAACAATCCTGGCCGATATAAGCAGTCCCTCTGCTGCAAAAATATTGAACTGTATGCCGACTGCGGTAGGCACCATGCAAGAAGGTATCGTCAATATCCCGATCTTTTGCCATGCGGGTAACAATTCAGAAAACACTTGCACGATAAATATCGAAGAAGACCCGCAAGTCATCGCCTTGGGCTTGAAAGCCCCCGATCTAAAGCTAATAGGTTTCAGCATCACGCAACATGGTTTTGACGGGTGTGGAAGTAAGACTATAAACACTTGCACATGTGTTTTAAGCCGGACATTTAACAGCAGCAACAGTCTAGCAGCTGTCTGGAATGTAGGAGGCAGTATCTTCGGCCCCCAGACCTATGGAGGTGGACTTGCTGACTCGACAATGATGGGCTCGAGGTACATCCATCTTCGTGTTTCACAACAAGCCATTGGCCTTAATCTTTCCTTCTTTTACGGAGATCTAACTACAGCCAAACTATCTGCCTTAAACCAATCATATGCCGCTGCAGAAAAGTCTGTAGCGTTAGAACCCCCAGCATATAAAACCAACTACGGTGGGGGAATTCGCCTTGCCCTGTGCGACTTGAAGACTCCCAATCCTTAA
- a CDS encoding C1 family peptidase, which produces MIQFISFLLGTLLFCATLWAQPDCKNAVRDISTTADHIKTVFKTTDVAREVEYIQETVRTCNVNIAKFGWGRGIFDYWKTTGYNGQLTTLQNKIEHESMYKDVEAELNEYKKYATILGLDPSKTNSYYDTYRQQGRQSRDREENTCQAVDLRNDTLGPVRDQDGIGWCYAFAAADLLTYRLGKKVSAVDLALNYNDKWDNNLLKQVGWAEHEFEGAASRNSQEVTIEKTAQKGGACLEENLRSEDNGPASLMENLIQLDKLKRDTAELTPIRCPSAQKIFPTINTKELMDIAKESSRASFIASLSNKACEPRISLKGIEVERKGSHLLGDALKNDKSEMFAALDEQLNRKNIVAISYYASILYNANAPVTGGHASSIVGRKYNRKSGECEYLIRNSWGRGCNSYDTRYKCEEGNIWIPKSIVSKGLRNVSYIK; this is translated from the coding sequence ATGATACAGTTCATTTCCTTCCTGCTAGGTACACTTTTATTTTGCGCAACCTTGTGGGCACAACCTGATTGCAAGAACGCTGTTCGTGACATCTCGACAACCGCAGACCACATTAAGACCGTCTTTAAGACGACGGACGTCGCCCGTGAGGTCGAGTACATTCAGGAAACGGTCCGAACATGCAATGTCAATATCGCGAAGTTCGGCTGGGGCCGCGGTATCTTTGATTATTGGAAAACCACCGGCTATAACGGACAACTGACGACACTTCAAAATAAAATCGAGCACGAATCGATGTACAAAGATGTAGAAGCTGAGCTCAATGAATACAAAAAGTATGCGACGATACTAGGGCTAGACCCCAGTAAGACAAATTCATACTACGACACATACCGACAACAAGGAAGACAGTCCCGCGACCGCGAAGAAAACACCTGTCAGGCAGTTGACCTACGCAATGATACTTTAGGACCAGTAAGGGACCAAGATGGCATTGGGTGGTGCTACGCCTTTGCAGCCGCCGACCTCCTGACATACCGTCTTGGCAAAAAAGTTTCCGCCGTTGATTTGGCCCTTAATTACAACGACAAATGGGACAACAATCTTCTAAAACAAGTCGGCTGGGCAGAACACGAATTTGAGGGCGCAGCATCTAGAAATAGCCAAGAAGTAACTATTGAAAAAACCGCACAAAAAGGCGGCGCCTGCCTTGAAGAAAACCTTCGCAGCGAAGATAATGGCCCGGCATCGCTCATGGAAAACCTAATCCAACTTGATAAACTAAAAAGGGACACAGCAGAATTAACCCCCATCCGTTGCCCTTCCGCCCAAAAGATCTTCCCAACGATCAACACCAAAGAGCTTATGGATATCGCGAAAGAAAGCAGCCGAGCCAGCTTTATTGCTTCTTTAAGCAATAAAGCCTGTGAACCAAGAATCAGCTTAAAAGGCATTGAAGTCGAACGTAAAGGCAGTCATTTATTGGGCGACGCCTTAAAGAACGATAAATCAGAGATGTTTGCCGCCTTAGATGAACAGCTGAATAGAAAGAATATCGTAGCTATCTCGTACTACGCCAGCATTCTATACAATGCAAACGCCCCTGTTACCGGAGGCCATGCCAGCAGCATCGTAGGTCGCAAGTACAATAGAAAAAGTGGTGAATGTGAATACCTTATCAGAAACTCTTGGGGGCGCGGCTGCAACAGCTACGATACAAGATACAAATGTGAGGAAGGCAACATCTGGATTCCGAAATCAATTGTTTCGAAAGGACTAAGAAATGTCAGCTATATTAAATAG
- a CDS encoding cache domain-containing protein, translating into MGMDKSILIVVSMFALSAQAEEACTKEQAKAAVEKVCKEIETKGDGALEMIQAYRFCGSNYVWVQDSEVSMVIHPIKPKLNKTSLKENKDENGKALFVEFDKTAKASKDGGWVDYVWPKPGAEKATDKISFVKKCGGAKNWIAGSGVWK; encoded by the coding sequence ATGGGAATGGATAAAAGTATCTTGATTGTTGTTTCAATGTTTGCCCTGTCTGCTCAGGCTGAAGAGGCATGTACTAAAGAACAAGCAAAAGCGGCGGTCGAAAAAGTTTGTAAAGAGATTGAAACCAAAGGCGACGGTGCTCTTGAGATGATTCAAGCGTATCGCTTTTGTGGCAGCAACTATGTTTGGGTACAAGACTCGGAAGTCAGTATGGTCATTCATCCAATTAAACCAAAATTAAATAAAACGTCGTTGAAAGAGAATAAAGACGAAAATGGAAAGGCCCTTTTTGTTGAGTTCGACAAAACAGCAAAGGCTAGCAAAGACGGCGGATGGGTCGACTATGTATGGCCAAAGCCAGGTGCGGAAAAAGCAACGGATAAAATTTCATTTGTAAAGAAATGTGGCGGTGCTAAGAATTGGATCGCTGGCTCTGGAGTTTGGAAATAG